A genomic window from Halorubrum trapanicum includes:
- a CDS encoding 50S ribosomal protein L21e, translated as MPSSNGPQKATRDKLSNKPRNRGTSPPQRAIQEFEEGSQVHLKIDPSVPKGRFHPRFDGRTGTVVGKQGSAFKVEIPDGGKTKTLIVTAAHMRAQQN; from the coding sequence ATGCCGAGTTCCAATGGGCCGCAGAAGGCGACTCGCGACAAGCTCTCGAACAAACCCCGCAACCGCGGCACCTCCCCGCCGCAGCGAGCGATCCAGGAGTTCGAGGAGGGATCGCAGGTCCACCTCAAGATCGACCCGAGCGTCCCCAAGGGGCGCTTCCACCCGCGCTTCGACGGCCGGACCGGAACCGTCGTCGGCAAGCAGGGCTCCGCGTTCAAAGTCGAGATCCCGGACGGCGGCAAGACGAAGACGCTCATCGTCACCGCCGCCCACATGCGGGCCCAGCAGAACTGA
- a CDS encoding class I SAM-dependent methyltransferase yields MAEDPAGGGRRRPVTRDGDPADRARSAAAGGGPDRLRRIRRGYDAWARAYDWFARATASVGGVRRACVRALDLSPGDTVVEFGCGPGVNLPALRDAVGPSGRVVGVDISSRMLDRAARLVERRGWGNVSLVEADAERPPVAAADGVLATFVTSLFPDPYAVVSRWCDLSDAVVLAAFVPGGNRAANAALRAFVALNGRLFDAGTDDPLGRLAERTDAARRALDDRAAVRERQRHLFGTIAVEAGRNR; encoded by the coding sequence GTGGCCGAAGACCCCGCCGGCGGCGGTCGGCGCCGACCCGTGACCCGCGACGGCGACCCGGCCGATCGGGCGCGCTCCGCGGCCGCGGGGGGAGGGCCGGACCGGCTACGCCGGATCCGGCGCGGCTACGACGCCTGGGCCCGCGCCTACGACTGGTTCGCGCGGGCTACCGCGTCCGTCGGCGGCGTCCGGCGGGCCTGCGTCCGCGCGCTTGACCTCTCGCCGGGCGACACGGTCGTCGAGTTCGGCTGCGGGCCCGGCGTGAACCTCCCCGCGCTCCGCGACGCCGTCGGGCCGAGCGGCCGCGTCGTCGGCGTCGACATCTCGAGTCGGATGCTCGACCGGGCCGCGAGGCTCGTCGAGCGGCGCGGCTGGGGGAACGTCTCGCTCGTCGAGGCCGACGCCGAGCGCCCGCCGGTCGCGGCCGCGGACGGCGTCCTCGCGACGTTCGTCACGTCGCTGTTCCCCGACCCGTACGCGGTCGTGAGCCGCTGGTGCGACCTGAGCGACGCCGTCGTCCTCGCGGCGTTCGTCCCCGGGGGGAACCGGGCCGCGAACGCCGCGCTGCGGGCGTTCGTGGCGCTGAACGGCCGGCTGTTCGACGCGGGGACCGACGACCCGCTCGGGCGGCTCGCGGAGCGGACCGACGCCGCGCGGCGCGCGCTCGACGACCGCGCGGCCGTCCGCGAGCGGCAGCGGCACCTCTTCGGGACTATCGCCGTCGAGGCCGGACGGAATCGCTGA
- a CDS encoding 16S ribosomal RNA methyltransferase A, which produces MTDSSTGEGAAYGSRDPDALARRAGARADPDRDQHFLVDDRVLDRIPGYLPEDADTSHLLEIGGGAGALTDRLLATATADAADAADAADRDPGRLTVIERDGAFAEFLREEFADAVADGSLDVVEGDALDVELPPFTACVANLPYGVSSEIAFRLLPEKKPLVLMFQAEFADRMVASAGESEYGRLSVSAQHYADVEVVERVPKEAFDPQPAVESAVVRCTPRDPDYAVGDEAFFLRFVKALFTQRRKTVRNAVRNTAHISGLDDPEAVVDAADEKLMGSRPGTLEPAAFAALAELARERGAPTEA; this is translated from the coding sequence ATGACCGACTCATCGACGGGTGAGGGCGCCGCGTACGGGAGCCGCGATCCCGACGCGCTCGCGAGGCGGGCCGGCGCGCGCGCCGACCCCGACCGCGACCAGCACTTCCTCGTCGACGACCGGGTCCTCGACCGGATCCCGGGCTACCTCCCCGAGGACGCGGATACCAGTCACCTCCTCGAGATCGGCGGCGGCGCGGGCGCACTCACGGACCGGCTGCTCGCGACGGCGACTGCCGACGCTGCGGACGCCGCGGACGCCGCCGACCGCGACCCCGGCCGCCTGACGGTTATCGAGCGCGACGGCGCCTTCGCAGAGTTCCTCCGCGAGGAGTTCGCGGACGCGGTCGCCGACGGGTCCCTCGACGTGGTGGAGGGCGACGCGCTCGACGTCGAGCTCCCGCCGTTCACCGCCTGCGTCGCCAACCTCCCGTACGGCGTCTCCTCGGAGATCGCCTTCCGACTGCTCCCCGAGAAGAAGCCGCTCGTGTTGATGTTCCAGGCGGAGTTCGCCGACCGGATGGTCGCGTCCGCCGGCGAGTCCGAGTACGGTCGGCTCTCGGTGTCGGCGCAGCACTACGCCGACGTGGAAGTCGTCGAGCGCGTCCCGAAAGAGGCGTTCGACCCGCAGCCGGCCGTCGAGAGCGCCGTCGTGCGCTGTACCCCCCGGGATCCGGACTACGCCGTCGGCGACGAGGCGTTCTTCCTCCGGTTCGTGAAGGCGCTGTTCACCCAGCGGCGCAAGACGGTGCGGAACGCGGTGCGGAACACCGCGCACATCTCGGGGCTCGACGACCCCGAGGCCGTCGTCGACGCGGCCGACGAGAAGCTCATGGGCAGCCGTCCCGGCACGCTGGAACCGGCGGCGTTCGCCGCGCTCGCCGAGCTGGCCCGCGAGCGCGGCGCCCCGACGGAGGCGTGA
- a CDS encoding universal stress protein has protein sequence MYQTTLVPTGEGDAALDAVDDAIEVTADDGTVHVLGVVEEIPMYDRSGKPEKFDDDDSERRERLAAAVDRVATAVAEAGIDSETAVEAGVPAHEIAAYADAVDADAVVMGKRGLDAAADDLLGSTTERVIRNADATVVSVPVSG, from the coding sequence ATGTACCAGACTACCCTCGTGCCGACCGGCGAGGGCGACGCCGCCCTCGACGCGGTCGACGACGCGATCGAGGTCACGGCCGACGACGGGACGGTACACGTCCTCGGCGTCGTCGAGGAGATCCCGATGTACGACCGCTCCGGCAAGCCGGAGAAGTTCGACGACGACGACTCCGAGCGCCGCGAGCGGCTGGCGGCCGCGGTCGACCGGGTCGCGACGGCCGTCGCGGAGGCCGGAATCGACAGCGAGACGGCGGTCGAGGCCGGGGTCCCGGCCCACGAGATCGCCGCGTACGCCGACGCCGTCGACGCGGACGCGGTCGTGATGGGCAAGCGCGGCCTCGACGCGGCCGCCGACGACCTGCTCGGGAGCACGACCGAGCGCGTCATCCGGAACGCCGACGCGACGGTCGTCTCCGTGCCCGTCTCCGGGTGA
- a CDS encoding RNA polymerase Rpb4 family protein has protein sequence MTIFKEKLDEEYVTTSEAKEILVEIEDERAEDEDRDLRYELARAIEHVNRFADLDADESRELVEELAELDQIDVPTAVKIADLLPEDRTELRSVFAQERYSLDGEELDEILNVVAKYA, from the coding sequence ATGACAATTTTCAAGGAAAAACTCGACGAGGAGTACGTCACCACCTCCGAGGCGAAGGAGATCCTCGTGGAGATCGAAGACGAGCGCGCGGAAGACGAGGACCGCGACCTCCGCTACGAGCTGGCTCGCGCGATCGAGCACGTCAACCGGTTCGCGGACCTCGACGCCGACGAGTCCCGCGAGCTCGTCGAGGAGCTGGCCGAGCTCGACCAGATCGACGTGCCGACCGCGGTGAAGATCGCCGACCTGCTTCCCGAGGACCGCACGGAGCTCCGCTCGGTGTTCGCCCAGGAGCGCTACTCCCTCGACGGCGAGGAGCTCGACGAGATCCTCAACGTCGTCGCGAAGTACGCCTGA
- a CDS encoding DUF655 domain-containing protein, protein MDHADGDGTPADDRSGADAAADAGESTGGSDADEGPTAVLLDVLPNGRPDDERPQSSKSPVAYGLGDASFALYELTLDDDADVSVGDRIALDGPAVGRYREVSFDDLTRNAAAEIEYAAEAIVEADEERFVDFYNEAGPITLRLHQLNLLPGIGKKLRNDLLDERKRGPFESFADVEERISGLHRPREVILERIVEEIREDDLKYRTFVGREE, encoded by the coding sequence ATGGACCACGCCGACGGCGACGGGACGCCGGCCGACGATCGGAGCGGGGCTGACGCCGCCGCGGACGCCGGGGAGAGCACGGGCGGTTCCGACGCCGACGAGGGCCCGACCGCCGTCCTGCTCGACGTGCTGCCGAACGGGCGTCCGGACGACGAGCGACCCCAATCCAGTAAGTCGCCGGTGGCGTACGGGCTCGGCGACGCCTCGTTCGCGCTGTACGAGCTGACGCTCGACGACGACGCGGACGTCTCGGTCGGCGACCGGATCGCGCTGGACGGGCCGGCCGTCGGCCGCTACCGCGAGGTGTCGTTCGACGACCTCACCCGGAACGCGGCCGCGGAGATCGAGTACGCCGCGGAGGCGATCGTCGAGGCCGACGAGGAGCGCTTCGTCGACTTCTACAACGAGGCGGGCCCGATCACCCTCCGGCTCCACCAGCTGAACCTGCTGCCCGGGATCGGCAAGAAGCTGCGGAACGACCTCTTAGACGAGCGGAAGCGCGGGCCGTTCGAGAGCTTCGCGGACGTCGAGGAGCGCATCTCCGGGCTCCACCGCCCGCGGGAGGTGATCCTCGAACGGATCGTCGAGGAGATCCGCGAGGACGACCTGAAGTACCGGACGTTCGTCGGCCGCGAGGAGTGA